Within Pseudomonas tructae, the genomic segment TGCAGATCGACCGCGAGAAGGCTCACGCCCTGGGCGTCTCCTTCGAAGCGATCAACAACACCCTGGCCACGGCGTTCGGCTCGGCGGTGATCAACGACTTCACCAATGCCGGGCGCCAGCAGCGTGTTGTGGTGCAGGCCGATCAAGGCGAACGCATGACGCCGGAAAGTGTGCTGCGCCTTTATGCGCCCAACGCCAATGGCCAGCAGGTGCCGTTCAGTGCCTTCGTCACCACCCGCTGGGAGGAAGGGCCGGTGCAGTTGGTGCGCTACAACGGTTACCCGTCGATCCGTATCGCCGGTGACGCCGCACCGGGCCACAGTACCGGTCAGGCGATGGCCGAGATGGAGCGTCTGGCCAGCGAGCTGCCGCCGGGCATCGGTTATGCCTGGACCGGCCTTTCGTACCAGGAGCAGGTGTCCAGTGGCCAGGCCGCCGGCCTGTTCGGCCTCGCCATCGTCCTGGTGTTCTTGCTGCTGGTGGCGCTGTATGAAAGCTGGGCGATCCCGCTGACGGTGATGCTGATCGTGCCGATCGGCGCCCTGGGTGCGGTGTGGGCGGTGATGGCCACCGGCATGCCGAACGATGTGTACTTCAAGGTCGGCCTGATCACCATCATTGGCCTGGCGGCGAAGAACGCCATCCTTATTGTCGAGTTCGCCAAGGAATTCTGGGAGAAGGGCTACAGCCTGCGTGACGCTGCCATCGAGGCTGCACGCCTGCGTTTGCGCCCGATCGTGATGACCTCCATGGCCTTTATCCTCGGCGTGGTTCCGCTGGCCATTGCCAGCGGTGCGGGTGCGGCGAGCCAGCGCGCCATCGGCACGGGGGTGATCGGCGGCATGCTCAGCGCCACCTTGCTGGGAGTGGTGTTCGTGCCGATCTGTTTCGTCTGGGTACTGTCGTTGCTTAAAAGCAAGCCTGCTCCTGTGCAACATGCTGTCGAGGTCAACGAGTGATGGTCATGGGTAATCGTGTTGTTGCGTTGGTCCTGGCCTTGACCCTGGCGGGCTGTTCCCTGGCGCCGACCTATCAGCGTCCCGAGGCACCGGTGCCGGCACAGTGGGGTGGCGCTGCAGTAGATCACGGCCAGAGGGTCGAGTCTCTGGACTGGCAGGCGTTTATCGTCGATCCGGTGTTGCGTCAGCTGGTCGGTACCGCGCTGGACAATAACCGTTCGCTGCGCCAGAGCCTGCTGGATATCGAACAGGCCCGTGCGCAGTATCGGATCCAGCGCGCCGACCGGCTGCCCGGCGTAAATGCCGGTACCTCCGGCAATCGCCAGCACCTACCTGCGCAGTTGTCGAACGACGCAGGTGAAGGTGTTAACAGCAGCTATCAGGTAGGGCTGTCGCTGCCAGAGTACGAGGTGGACCTGTTCGGTCGGGTCAAGAGCCTGAGCGATGCGGCGCTGGCGCAGTACCTGGCCACCGAGGAGGTTGGCCGCGCTGCGCGCATTGCCCTGATCGCTGAGGTCAGCCAGACCTACCTGACGCTCGATGGCGCCGAGCGGAGCCTGGCGCTGACCCGCCAGACACTGGCCAGTCGAGAGGACTCGCTGGCACTGGTCGGCCAGCGGCGCGCCGCCGGGGCGGCCACTGCGCTGGACCACCAGGAAGCGCTGGGGCTGGTCGAGCAGTCCCGTGCGCAGCTTGAATCCTCGCTTCGCCAGCAACGCCAGGCCTACAACGCCCTGGTGTTGCTGCTCGGCAGCGCGGACGCGGCCAAGGTGATTCCGGGCGAGCGAGCGAATCAGCCGATGGTGCTACAGGACATCATGCCTGGCGCGCCGTCGGCACTGATCGAGCGTCGTCCGGACATCCTCGCCGCCGAACGACAGCTGCAAGCGCGCAATGCCGATATCGGCGCGGCGCGGGCGGCGTTCTTTCCACGAATCACTCTGACCGGCAGCTTTGGCACCTCCAGTGCGCAGATGTCCGGGCTGTTCGACGGCGGTTCACGTAGCTGGAGCTTCATGCCGCAACTGTCGCTGCCGCTGTTCGATGCCGGCCGTAACCGTGCCGGGCTGAGCCTGGCCGAGGTGCGCAAGGACTCGGCGGTGGCGGCCTATGAAGGCACGATCCAGACCGCATTCCGTGAAGTCGCCGATGCGCTGGCCGCGACCGATACGCTGCGCCGTGAGGAAATCGCGCGGCGGGCGCTGGTTGATACCAGTCGGGCGACCCTGGCGCTGGCCAAGGCGCGCTATGAAGGCGGCGTAGACAGTCACCTGCGCTACCTGGATGCACAGCGCAGCCATTTTGTGAATGAAGCGGCCTATATCCAGTCCAGCACACAGCGTCAGCTGGCACTGGTCGACCTGTTCCGCGCCTTGGGCGGGGGCTGGTCGAAAAAGGCCTAGGCAACGGCTCCTTTGGTTGGCCTGTCCAACTCCTGCCCCTGGATATCATGTCCAGGGGCTTTTTTATGGTTCTTCACGCAGTCCACAGGGACGATACTCCTGTGGCGTCGCTACCGGCTTCCTGTAGGAGTGGGCTTGCCCCACGATGGATGTAACGGTCACCCTAAAACGGGCAATCGAAGATAAAGCCAGCCCAGACGCCGCCCGTAACTTTGCGACTTCAGAAGGCTGAGCGCAGGTGTCTGGAGGGGCTGTGCGTAGCACCTTCGGCATCAGCCGAAGACGCGAGACGGAGACTTGGCGTAGCAAGTCGTAGGCCGCGATGCTCCGCAAGGCACCGGAGCGAGGGAACCCGAAGCGCAGCATAGTGCCGTAAGGGCGGAAGGGGCCAGGTGCATCAGCCATATCGAATGGATAAGCTCTGGGCACCTAGCATCCCTTGAAAGCGAGAATTCGAAAATGAGCAGATATTGAAATAGCCATAAGCCAGGAAATTTCTTCAGGAGAAACTATTGGCCGGCCTTGAAAGGTCAAAAAAATAATAAGAGAATAATGAAGTGAATTTA encodes:
- a CDS encoding efflux transporter outer membrane subunit, with amino-acid sequence MVMGNRVVALVLALTLAGCSLAPTYQRPEAPVPAQWGGAAVDHGQRVESLDWQAFIVDPVLRQLVGTALDNNRSLRQSLLDIEQARAQYRIQRADRLPGVNAGTSGNRQHLPAQLSNDAGEGVNSSYQVGLSLPEYEVDLFGRVKSLSDAALAQYLATEEVGRAARIALIAEVSQTYLTLDGAERSLALTRQTLASREDSLALVGQRRAAGAATALDHQEALGLVEQSRAQLESSLRQQRQAYNALVLLLGSADAAKVIPGERANQPMVLQDIMPGAPSALIERRPDILAAERQLQARNADIGAARAAFFPRITLTGSFGTSSAQMSGLFDGGSRSWSFMPQLSLPLFDAGRNRAGLSLAEVRKDSAVAAYEGTIQTAFREVADALAATDTLRREEIARRALVDTSRATLALAKARYEGGVDSHLRYLDAQRSHFVNEAAYIQSSTQRQLALVDLFRALGGGWSKKA